A genomic segment from Glycine soja cultivar W05 chromosome 18, ASM419377v2, whole genome shotgun sequence encodes:
- the LOC114395728 gene encoding putative serine/threonine-protein kinase-like protein CCR3 translates to MTPPFTLSLSLFVILTITAVHGLGSAATTAVTYGTATVCGIVAGEPQHRIQCSRSGRRVVPLTLPNVSFDAISGGRSFFCGLRSGGRSLHCWDTAAPNAYFRSKRLFHSDVVQLADVAVGDSQVCAREVQSGVVRCWRGSGGVQFSSPSEGLRFRSNSITCGCGFSCGVIKESGRVVCWGDGDEGANTKSISDEIQRKFENFTMSSLVAGVSHVCGLTLHGALVCRGNNASGQLGNNDGVLSSSLEFSGLALGEDFTCGIRTRNGVVVCWGGGFESDVVKGVSFESLVAGLDYVCGLTTRNLSVVCWGKGRFFHVPSELPLGVILPGPCVEGACSGSCGTYPDSGALCHGSGSICYSCQTEVPLAVPLLPPSTTQVVPKQEHSSRGGRSLREFLIFFIVGSVGVFVGLCTILYFIWICARRFLLSRKEVGGNNSVKPTSSESDAYVDIIPMPNVGSNGTTFRTFSSKSQASRRFGRHRSGSSSKHVDRTESFSLSELATATDNYSLFNKIGAGSFGCVYKGMLRDGREVAIKRGDTSAMKKKFQEKEIAFDSELAMLSRLHHKHLVRLIGFCEENDERLLVYEYMSNGSLYDHLHDKNNVDRSSNILNSWKMRIKIALDAARGIEYIHNYAVPPIIHRDIKSSNILLDSNWNARVSDFGLSKIWPETEQELMSSKAVGTVGYIDPEYYVLNVLTTKSDVYGLGVVMLELLTGKRAVFKPEDGSGPMGVVEYTGPKIASGELWSVLDYRVGQPEVNEVESLEIMAYTAMHCVNLEGKERPEMTGIVANLERALAFIEGTPTSLSIASFSAPLE, encoded by the coding sequence ATGACACCACccttcactctctctctctccctctttgTCATTCTCACCATAACCGCCGTCCACGGCCTGGGCTCCGCCGCCACCACTGCCGTCACCTACGGCACCGCCACCGTGTGCGGCATCGTCGCCGGGGAGCCCCAGCACCGCATCCAGTGTTCCCGCAGCGGCAGGCGCGTCGTCCCCCTCACCCTCCCCAACGTTTCCTTCGACGCCATCTCCGGCGGCCGGAGCTTCTTCTGCGGCCTCCGCTCCGGCGGCCGCAGCCTCCACTGCTGGGACACCGCCGCCCCAAACGCCTACTTCCGCTCCAAGAGACTCTTCCACAGCGACGTGGTGCAGTTGGCTGACGTGGCAGTTGGCGACTCTCAGGTGTGCGCCAGAGAGGTGCAATCCGGTGTTGTGCGGTGCTGGAGAGGAAGCGGTGGGGTCCAGTTCAGTTCCCCTTCGGAGGGGTTAAGGTTTCGTAGCAATAGCATCACATGTGGTTGTGGTTTTTCATGTGGGGTGATAAAAGAGAGTGGAAGAGTCGTGTGTTGGGGTGATGGTGATGAGGGTGCAAATACAAAAAGTATTAGCGATGAGATTCAAAGAAAGTTTGAGAATTTCACTATGTCAAGTTTGGTTGCTGGGGTGTCTCATGTGTGTGGTTTGACTCTTCATGGGGCTTTGGTTTGTAGAGGGAACAATGCTTCTGGTCAACTAGGAAATAATGATGGTGTTTTGAGTTCTTCTTTGGAGTTTTCAGGTCTTGCTTTGGGAGAAGATTTCACGTGTGGAATTAGGACTAGGAATGGTGTTGTTGTGTGTTGGGGTGGTGGTTTTGAAAGCGATGTGGTGAAAGGTGTTTCTTTTGAGTCACTTGTTGCTGGTTTGGATTATGTGTGTGGGTTGACAACTAGGAATTTGTCAGTGGTGTGTTGGGGTAAAGGCAGGTTTTTTCATGTGCCTAGTGAGCTTCCATTGGGTGTGATTCTTCCAGGTCCATGTGTTGAGGGTGCTTGTAGCGGCTCTTGTGGTACATATCCTGATTCTGGTGCTCTTTGTCATGGCTCTGGGAGTATTTGTTACTCTTGTCAAACTGAGGTTCCACTAGCAGTTCCATTGCTTCCACCATCAACAACACAAGTTGTTCCAAAACAAGAACATTCTTCACGTGGAGGAAGAAGCTTGAGggagtttttgattttttttattgttggatCAGTTGGTGTTTTTGTGGGGTTATGCActattctttatttcatttggaTTTGTGCAAGGAGGTTTTTGTTGAGTAGAAAAGAAGTAGGAGGTAATAATTCTGTGAAACCTACAAGCTCAGAGAGTGATGCATATGTGGATATAATCCCCATGCCTAATGTTGGTTCTAATGGGACAACATTCAGAACTTTTTCTAGCAAAAGTCAGGCATCAAGAAGATTTGGGAGGCATAGGAGTGGTTCATCATCGAAGCATGTCGACAGAACCGAGAGTTTCTCATTGTCTGAACTTGCAACGGCCACTGACAACTACTCGCTGTTTAACAAAATAGGTGCTGGTAGCTTTGGCTGTGTTTACAAAGGCATGCTAAGAGATGGTCGTGAAGTAGCAATTAAAAGAGGAGATACCAGTGCCATGAAGAAGAAATTTCAGGAAAAAGAGATTGCTTTTGATTCTGAATTGGCCATGCTGTCACGGCTTCACCACAAGCACTTGGTGAGGCTAATTGGGTTCTGTGAGGAGAATGATGAGAGGCTCTTGGTCTATGAGTACATGAGTAATGGTTCactttatgaccatttgcatgACAAGAACAATGTTGACAGAAGTAGCAACATTTTGAATTCTTGGAAGATGAGGATCAAGATTGCATTGGATGCTGCTAGGGGAATTGAGTACATTCACAACTATGCGGTGCCACCCATTATCCACAGGGACATCAAGTCCTCCAATATACTCTTGGATTCAAACTGGAATGCTAGAGTTTCTGACTTTGGATTATCAAAAATTTGGCCAGAGACTGAGCAAGAATTGATGTCCTCCAAAGCAGTTGGCACTGTTGGATACATAGACCCTGAGTACTATGTGTTGAATGTGCTGACCACAAAGAGTGATGTGTATGGTTTAGGAGTGGTAATGTTGGAGCTTCTCACAGGAAAAAGAGCAGTGTTCAAACCTGAAGATGGGTCAGGCCCTATGGGGGTGGTGGAATACACAGGGCCAAAGATAGCATCAGGAGAGCTTTGGAGTGTGTTGGATTATAGAGTTGGTCAACCTGAAGTGAATGAGGTTGAGTCCCTTGAGATCATGGCTTACACTGCTATGCATTGTGTGAACTTGGAGGGAAAAGAGAGGCCTGAAATGACTGGCATAGTTGCTAACTTGGAGAGGGCATTGGCTTTCATTGAGGGAACCCCTACTAGCCTCTCCATAGCTTCATTCTCTGCCcctcttgaataa
- the LOC114395022 gene encoding O-glucosyltransferase rumi-like, whose product MGPSSKHTPRSPTYLIPCVIALALFSLTGLLLYKVDDVASRTGTVVGHNLEPTPWHVFPHKPFDEESRQQRTYKILQCSYLTCRYAAGAVGGSRRSFAGGREECPEFFRAIHRDLAPWLESRISKAHVAAAQRYAAFRVVIVEGKVFVDWYYACVQSRAMFTLWGLLQLMRRYPGKVPDVDMMFDCMDKPSVNRTEHQAMPLPLFRYCTTKEHFDIPFPDWSFWGWSEINIRPWQEEFPDIKQGSRNVSWKNKFPWAYWKGNPDVASPIRTELINCNDSRKWGAEIMRQDWGEAARSGFKQSKLSNQCNHRYKIYAEGYAWSVSLKYILSCGSVALIISPQYEDFFSRGLIPNHNFWLVDSLNLCPSIKYAVEWGNQHPVEAEAIGKRGQDFMGSLNMDRIYEYMFHLISEYSKLQDFKPTPPTTALEVCVESVLCFADEKQRMFLNKSTAFPSHKPPCNLKPA is encoded by the exons aTGGGACCCTCTTCCAAGCACACTCCTCGTTCCCCCACGTACTTAATTCCCTGCGTTATAGCTCTTGCTCTATTCTCCCTCACCGGACTCCTCCTCTACAAG GTGGACGACGTTGCTTCTCGCACCGGAACGGTGGTGGGTCACAACCTAGAACCGACGCCGTGGCACGTCTTCCCCCACAAGCCCTTCGATGAAGAGTCCCGCCAGCAGCGCACGTACAAAATCCTGCAATGCTCCTACTTGACGTGCCGCTACGCCGCCGGAGCCGTGGGAGGCTCACGGCGGAGCTTCGCCGGCGGCCGGGAGGAGTGCCCGGAGTTTTTCCGGGCGATCCACAGAGACCTGGCTCCGTGGTTGGAGAGCCGGATTTCGAAGGCGCACGTGGCGGCGGCACAGCGGTACGCGGCGTTCAGAGTGGTGATCGTTGAAGGGAAGGTGTTTGTGGATTGGTACTATGCGTGTGTGCAGAGTAGGGCGATGTTTACTCTGTGGGGGTTGTTGCAGCTTATGAGGAGGTACCCTGGGAAGGTGCCTGATGTGGATATGATGTTTGATTGCATGGATAAGCCTTCTGTTAATAGGACTGAACACCAAGCAATGCCTTTGCCTCTCTTTCGGTATTGCACCACTAAGGAACACTTTGACATCCCTTTTCCGGATTGGTCTTTCTGGGGTTG GTCAGAAATAAACATACGACCCTGGCAGGAAGAGTTCCCAGATATCAAACAAGGTTCTCGAAATGTTAGTTGGAAAAATAAGTTTCCATGGGCATACTGGAAAGGAAACCCAGATGTTGCATCTCCTATTCGTACTGAATTAATAAATTGTAATGATTCTAGGAAGTGGGGAGCAGAGATTATGCGTCAG GATTGGGGGGAAGCAGCTAGAAGTGGTTTTAAGCAGTCAAAACTttcaaatcagtgtaatcatCG GTATAAGATCTATGCTGAAGGGTATGCATGGTCTGTGAGTTTGAAATATATTCTCTCATGTGGTTCTGTTGCATTAATTATATCACCCCAGTATGAAGATTTTTTCAGCCGTGGCCTTATTCCAAACCATAATTTTTGGCTTGTTGATTCTCTAAATCTATGTCCATCTATAAAGTATGCTGTAGAATGGGGGAACCAACACCCAGTAGAG GCAGAAGCTATAGGGAAAAGAGGGCAGGATTTTATGGGAAGCTTGAATATGGATCGAATTTATGAGTACATGTTCCACCTTATTTCTGAATACTCAAAACTTCAAGACTTCAAGCCTACTCCACCAACAACTGCCCTGGAAGTTTGTGTAGAATCTGTGCTTTGCTTTGCTGATGAGAAGCAGAGGATGTTCCTCAATAAATCAACTGCATTCCCTTCACATAAACCTCCCTGCAATCTCAAACCTGCCTAG
- the LOC114396294 gene encoding uncharacterized protein LOC114396294, translated as MSTAYHPQSDDQTEVMNRILEHAGLTPFEIVYGKPPPTLAHYLQGTSPNEAVDSMITSRQEIHHKLQRRLTKAQDNMKKLANTKRWDISYTVGQWVYVKLRPFRQRSVTGSLHPKLSKRYFGPFQVMERIGQVSYPLQLPEGACIHPVFHSSILREHHGPPPPSPDTSPLQFIAQKPVSRPLCILSSK; from the exons ATGAGCACGGCCTATCATCCGCAGTCCGACGATCAAACGGAGGTTATGAACCGTATCTTGGAACA CGCCGGTCTCACCCCCTTCGAAATCGTTTACGGCAAACCACCACCAACTTTGGCTCATTATCTCCAAGGAACATCACCCAACGAAGCCGTCGATTCAATGATAACTTCTAGACAGGAGATTCATCACAAACTACAGCGTCGCCTTACCAAAGCCCAAGACAACATGAAGAAGTTAGCTAATACAAAACGCTGGGATATATCTTACACCGTCGGACAATGGGTCTACGTCAAGCTACGGCCTTTCCGTCAACGCTCAGTCACGGGGTCACTACACCCAAAGCTATCCAAGAGGTACTTCGGGCCCTTCCAAGTGATGGAACGCATTGGACAGGTTTCCTATCCTCTTCAGCTACCAGAAGGGGCCTGCATCCACCCTGTCTTCCATAGTTCGATCTTACGAGAGCATCACGGCCCTCCTCCGCCGTCACCAGACACTTCACCACTACAGTTTATTGCCCAGAAACCTGTTTCTCGCCCCCTTTGCATCTTAAGCTCTAAATAG